The following are encoded in a window of Brevibacillus sp. DP1.3A genomic DNA:
- a CDS encoding RHS repeat domain-containing protein — MKHFSIKSLMIYVLCLALCTTMLPLGTTFAKESSPVSISHVTSGEKAATPDTAIEEIQQSMGGPITNDKREAKNPTEYTEADISSLTWTQLETGTVIEIHRSFDRALLKFAAYFYSELLQLLTAEEQEEIKRLSSEQIISQFENLSQESKDLLQRLTPLVLSKINEIKQLDEQMEVHSTTPPPVKYTEKDQEFRFARSKTEQSVDDLYRAANLVEQDLYLPGKHGLDLDIKRRYHSMSSKISAPSWDEDFSKNEALKANEKFATGWDFNMPRLDIVTREQAVTVRDDPYNPSQQIYSTKVDKDPSSNRYYITLEDGTSLEYRFNKFVNYPYQDIFFTIDEVNRKYTLHYRNLKYEFDVTLGTVVKSNIYGDTIKYNLNSDGEPVSIEDSVGRYVVLKRKQNDTTQDLIVYKDKTETTMLKHIRYHFERKFALSGYHQLVRVEVLPTAGSGNSPYTVARYAYHDPKTKGIAYFNLNKNYTLEKLPTDQTLQDSAKFWESDVAKRAEIDYLLMQEAFYPLQGLKINYDYRPYQLGQTTFNDGLVRIFQDKHALSYVSYHPVNKVSYSYTQKTPSGTNTYKLEKSYSDSGNFREIWKVPKEQLPRLKNFADRHGDTIHVTESEASRYTKNKRYKVNQDGNPLLRSEKTTGISKGGTNVSGAKYRVEYNPTTYTSYAYTGRNTNPTYQYVFLEPTSAVSDLDVYNHYLKDPNVSNRAQYAAKINNYAQETYLEYNHYGQLIKQIAPDGIMSTWTYDEVALNPWGFRTFSVLKAARTQSTTASGDPYYSNTTFEYNDQYLLRKETEINSFPANLINTPKSQSVERTYEYTNKQLYSITENFGAGKTRTQTFTAYDQYGIQPTQIALAGVELESGKSDVLNFSYEIDDKGQIKSQTYPNGSKATYEYDELGRPLSETFHNQGAKRTITYVYRDGEGSGATTDGPGIVEKIAPDSSRLITYYTPYGDTAYQEQVGTTGAKRPLIENEFTPDGLEISRTVPYGKQGESTSYLYDWDGFLYQATNSLGTIKNHRNNAYSDGSKYLPRLTEQTLSPNGFIVTTYRDLYGKVESTEETTQSGSHHRVTTYQTDRFGKVTSKEISDGKTSQAWSMRFNHNDNLVYLQDPENNVNVYGYDTLGNLTSVLENGTTTAEYIYNSLAWKLSEKNPETRAETYTYDKSGLVKSYKDKNGVMLNYDYSPFHELTKVSSGTAFYEERVYDPQSGLLLSENNNAGNAISYGYDGFHRKNRQTMMGKDYQLLYSDSDDTVDTLVYPARGAVSGSAPSMRVEYTYDNANRLNAVAIPGVGTTTYTYDISNTGETNAISYPGQPTAMQQSVSSFGEITAMNHADGWNETNGYDLFGNITSQKRSGTNYGLFVYDKLSRIKEESVEGNVKQYAYDKRGNRQVYANAPANILGSYEMKHDLFNRLQEYKDEKGTTTYTYYPGGLRASKQQTGSVTDTTNYVYLNGQVIEELTQDGRVKARNVFGNQLIWRKDYASNLEGNYYYNSHGDVVKIKAPNGNVLNTYDYDIWGNLITDKVKETISNPFMYAGEMYDKESGFYYLRARYYDPKIGRFISEDTYKGQVDNPLTLNRYTYGHNNPIIFVDPTGHQATIEGTGERFQPLDFYSMSHETKQMYIDRYLKYGENSIPKELRGGVEFEVFSQAYINEVAEYGPGGAGVKIVKTGSKAVIAAVNGTKITGTYNSAKIPRSGAEWNEYYKSKYGSGNVGWVTELKTYDNIVSNPKALWGKSADDVGKILGKGWTKGTYGSAGTGWKFTNGDKSVFYHPGGGVHVGSYIGFSSGQTGKVKVVGSDYKPLSGDKAIIIYK; from the coding sequence ATGAAACATTTTTCCATAAAATCACTCATGATTTATGTGCTATGTCTTGCGTTATGCACGACGATGCTGCCCCTTGGAACGACGTTCGCAAAAGAATCCTCCCCCGTGTCCATCTCTCATGTAACGTCAGGTGAGAAAGCAGCAACACCTGACACGGCAATCGAAGAGATTCAACAATCCATGGGCGGGCCAATCACCAATGACAAAAGAGAAGCAAAAAATCCGACCGAGTACACGGAAGCTGATATTTCTTCTCTTACATGGACGCAGCTAGAGACTGGCACTGTTATTGAAATTCATCGCAGTTTTGACAGAGCATTGTTAAAATTTGCAGCTTATTTCTATTCCGAGCTACTGCAATTACTAACAGCAGAAGAACAAGAGGAAATCAAACGCCTTTCCTCTGAGCAGATCATCTCCCAATTCGAGAATCTCAGTCAGGAAAGCAAAGATCTTTTACAGCGGTTAACCCCTCTCGTTCTATCTAAAATCAATGAAATCAAGCAACTGGACGAGCAGATGGAGGTCCATTCCACTACGCCTCCTCCGGTAAAATACACCGAAAAGGATCAGGAGTTTCGATTTGCTCGATCAAAAACAGAGCAATCCGTCGATGATCTATATCGCGCTGCGAACCTGGTAGAGCAAGATCTCTATTTGCCAGGGAAGCATGGACTGGATCTGGATATAAAGCGCAGATACCACTCCATGAGTAGTAAGATCAGTGCGCCAAGCTGGGATGAAGATTTTTCCAAGAATGAAGCACTGAAGGCCAATGAGAAATTTGCAACCGGCTGGGATTTTAATATGCCGAGATTGGATATCGTCACACGGGAGCAGGCCGTAACGGTAAGGGACGACCCCTATAATCCAAGTCAACAAATTTACTCTACCAAAGTAGATAAGGATCCATCGAGTAATCGGTATTACATTACTTTAGAGGACGGCACATCTTTAGAATACCGGTTCAACAAGTTTGTGAATTATCCGTATCAAGACATCTTCTTCACAATTGACGAAGTGAATCGGAAGTACACGCTGCATTACCGTAATTTGAAGTACGAGTTTGATGTCACGTTGGGAACGGTCGTCAAATCCAATATTTATGGGGACACGATCAAGTACAACCTGAATAGCGACGGAGAGCCGGTCAGCATTGAAGACAGTGTCGGCCGTTATGTGGTGCTGAAACGAAAGCAAAACGATACCACGCAGGATTTGATTGTCTATAAAGACAAGACAGAGACCACCATGCTCAAACATATTCGCTACCATTTTGAACGAAAGTTCGCATTGAGCGGCTACCATCAGCTCGTTCGCGTAGAAGTCCTGCCGACTGCAGGGAGCGGAAACAGCCCATATACAGTGGCCCGGTATGCCTATCATGATCCCAAAACGAAGGGCATTGCGTATTTCAATTTAAACAAAAACTATACGCTGGAAAAGCTGCCTACAGATCAAACCCTACAGGATTCAGCGAAGTTTTGGGAGTCCGATGTAGCCAAGCGCGCGGAAATCGATTACTTGCTTATGCAAGAAGCGTTTTATCCCTTGCAAGGCTTGAAAATCAATTACGATTACCGTCCCTATCAATTAGGTCAGACTACCTTTAATGACGGACTCGTACGGATTTTTCAAGACAAGCATGCCTTGAGCTATGTATCCTACCATCCTGTCAATAAAGTATCGTACAGCTATACGCAGAAAACGCCGAGCGGTACGAATACGTATAAGCTGGAAAAGAGCTATTCAGATAGCGGCAATTTCCGTGAGATATGGAAGGTGCCAAAAGAACAGCTGCCCAGATTGAAGAATTTTGCGGATAGACATGGGGATACCATTCATGTCACCGAATCAGAGGCATCCCGTTACACGAAAAATAAACGGTACAAGGTCAATCAAGACGGAAATCCTTTGCTGAGAAGTGAGAAGACAACAGGTATTAGTAAAGGCGGAACGAATGTATCTGGCGCGAAGTATCGGGTCGAGTATAATCCAACTACCTACACGAGCTACGCCTACACCGGTCGAAATACGAATCCGACGTATCAGTACGTTTTCCTCGAACCGACATCGGCTGTTAGCGATCTGGATGTATACAATCACTATTTGAAAGACCCGAATGTTTCCAATCGCGCACAGTATGCTGCCAAGATCAACAATTACGCACAAGAGACGTACCTGGAATACAACCATTATGGACAACTGATCAAGCAGATTGCGCCAGACGGGATTATGAGCACATGGACATATGATGAGGTGGCGCTGAATCCATGGGGGTTCCGGACCTTCTCCGTTTTGAAGGCAGCCAGAACACAATCAACCACTGCCTCAGGCGATCCTTATTATTCGAATACGACATTCGAGTACAACGATCAATATTTGCTCAGGAAAGAAACGGAGATTAATTCGTTCCCTGCCAATTTAATCAATACTCCCAAGAGTCAATCGGTTGAACGAACCTACGAGTACACAAACAAACAGCTTTATTCGATAACGGAGAACTTTGGCGCAGGAAAGACACGGACGCAGACCTTTACCGCCTATGATCAATACGGAATTCAGCCCACACAGATCGCACTCGCTGGAGTGGAGTTGGAAAGCGGAAAATCGGATGTGCTGAATTTTTCCTACGAAATTGATGACAAAGGTCAAATCAAAAGCCAGACCTATCCGAATGGAAGTAAGGCTACGTATGAATACGATGAATTAGGAAGACCTCTATCGGAGACTTTTCACAATCAAGGTGCAAAACGAACCATTACGTATGTCTATCGGGACGGTGAAGGTTCTGGGGCGACGACAGATGGACCGGGAATCGTTGAGAAAATTGCACCGGATTCATCGAGACTCATCACCTACTACACGCCATATGGAGATACCGCCTATCAAGAGCAGGTAGGCACAACAGGTGCGAAACGTCCTTTGATAGAAAACGAGTTCACGCCGGATGGATTGGAGATCAGCCGCACGGTTCCTTACGGGAAGCAGGGGGAAAGCACCTCGTATCTATATGACTGGGACGGATTTCTGTACCAAGCGACGAATTCCCTGGGAACCATTAAAAACCATCGAAACAATGCCTACTCAGATGGATCGAAATATTTGCCGCGTTTGACGGAACAAACGCTCTCTCCAAATGGTTTCATCGTAACCACTTACCGCGACTTGTATGGAAAAGTGGAGAGCACAGAGGAGACGACCCAAAGCGGCAGTCACCATCGAGTGACGACCTATCAGACGGATCGATTCGGGAAAGTAACCAGTAAGGAAATCTCTGACGGCAAGACTTCCCAAGCGTGGAGTATGCGCTTCAACCATAACGACAATCTAGTATATTTGCAGGACCCGGAAAATAACGTAAACGTATATGGCTACGATACGCTAGGCAATCTCACCAGTGTTTTGGAAAATGGGACGACTACGGCAGAGTATATCTACAATAGTTTGGCATGGAAGCTCTCGGAGAAGAATCCGGAAACAAGAGCAGAGACGTACACCTACGATAAAAGCGGCCTTGTGAAAAGTTACAAGGATAAAAACGGAGTCATGCTCAACTATGACTATTCGCCTTTCCATGAACTGACGAAAGTTTCTTCCGGTACTGCCTTCTATGAAGAGCGCGTGTATGATCCACAATCTGGTCTGCTTTTGAGCGAAAATAATAACGCCGGAAACGCCATCAGCTATGGCTACGATGGATTTCATCGGAAGAATCGCCAGACGATGATGGGCAAAGACTACCAACTGCTCTATTCAGACAGCGATGATACGGTGGATACTCTTGTTTACCCAGCAAGAGGTGCAGTATCTGGTTCAGCCCCATCGATGAGAGTCGAATACACCTATGACAACGCGAACAGATTGAATGCGGTGGCGATTCCAGGAGTGGGAACGACCACGTACACGTACGATATCAGCAATACAGGGGAAACCAATGCTATATCGTATCCGGGACAACCGACAGCCATGCAGCAATCGGTCAGCTCGTTTGGAGAAATAACGGCAATGAATCACGCAGACGGCTGGAATGAGACAAATGGCTACGATCTGTTTGGGAATATCACCAGTCAAAAGCGCTCCGGTACGAATTATGGATTGTTTGTGTACGACAAGCTTTCCCGGATCAAGGAAGAATCGGTCGAAGGAAACGTCAAGCAATACGCGTACGACAAACGCGGCAACCGCCAAGTGTATGCCAATGCTCCGGCAAATATCTTGGGCTCCTATGAAATGAAGCACGATTTGTTTAATCGTTTGCAGGAGTACAAGGACGAGAAAGGGACAACGACGTACACGTATTACCCAGGTGGACTGCGGGCGTCGAAGCAACAGACTGGCAGCGTGACCGACACGACCAACTACGTCTATTTGAATGGGCAAGTCATTGAAGAGCTGACGCAGGATGGCAGGGTCAAGGCGCGGAATGTGTTTGGTAACCAGTTGATCTGGCGAAAAGACTACGCGTCGAATCTCGAAGGCAATTACTATTACAATAGCCACGGTGATGTTGTCAAAATCAAGGCTCCCAATGGTAATGTCCTGAACACGTATGATTACGACATCTGGGGTAACCTGATTACGGATAAGGTCAAAGAGACGATTTCCAACCCATTTATGTATGCGGGGGAGATGTATGACAAAGAGAGCGGGTTTTACTACCTGCGTGCCCGGTATTACGATCCGAAGATAGGGCGGTTTATATCGGAGGATACGTATAAGGGGCAAGTGGATAATCCGCTGACGCTTAACAGGTATACGTATGGACATAACAATCCAATTATCTTTGTTGATCCGACAGGTCATCAAGCAACAATCGAAGGTACTGGGGAAAGGTTTCAGCCTTTAGATTTTTATAGTATGAGTCATGAAACTAAACAAATGTACATTGATCGCTATCTCAAGTATGGGGAGAACTCAATCCCTAAAGAGCTTCGAGGTGGTGTAGAATTCGAGGTATTTAGTCAGGCATATATAAATGAAGTAGCGGAGTATGGTCCTGGCGGAGCAGGTGTTAAGATAGTTAAGACGGGCAGTAAGGCGGTTATAGCAGCAGTAAATGGTACTAAAATTACGGGGACGTATAATTCTGCTAAGATACCAAGAAGTGGAGCAGAATGGAATGAATACTACAAGAGCAAATATGGAAGTGGAAATGTTGGATGGGTAACTGAGTTAAAAACATACGATAATATTGTAAGCAACCCCAAAGCTTTATGGGGAAAATCAGCCGACGACGTTGGTAAGATTCTTGGAAAGGGATGGACAAAAGGTACTTATGGCTCTGCTGGTACTGGGTGGAAATTTACAAACGGGGACAAGTCAGTCTTCTATCATCCAGGAGGAGGAGTGCATGTAGGGTCATACATTGGATTTTCGAGTGGACAAACTGGTAAAGTCAAGGTAGTAGGATCGGATTATAAACCGTTATCTGGCGATAAAGCTATAATTATTTACAAGTAA
- a CDS encoding redoxin domain-containing protein, protein MLIAINLIFLLIFAVILAKLLTLLKQTQKQVHHFHPFIPETGPAIGTKLQSLPFLTLNGQEQQLNHLPRPLIVNFTHTGCGHCANHVHELLSEGEVLTDASVIISTESEYISTSQWLRENNISGIPVLIGNEPMLEAYKINHFPSIFVIDEQDVIRAKPITAVETKKKLLALAGEPA, encoded by the coding sequence TTGCTCATAGCCATAAATCTGATCTTTCTACTTATCTTTGCCGTCATACTGGCAAAACTTCTCACCCTACTAAAACAAACCCAGAAGCAGGTCCATCACTTCCACCCTTTCATCCCGGAAACCGGACCAGCAATCGGCACCAAACTACAATCACTACCGTTCCTAACACTAAACGGTCAAGAGCAACAACTAAACCATCTGCCCCGTCCACTAATCGTAAACTTCACCCATACAGGCTGCGGGCACTGTGCCAATCATGTGCACGAACTATTGTCAGAGGGAGAGGTACTCACAGATGCATCCGTTATTATCTCAACAGAATCCGAGTACATATCCACTTCCCAATGGCTGCGAGAAAACAACATATCCGGAATCCCTGTACTAATTGGCAACGAACCCATGCTGGAAGCATACAAGATCAATCATTTCCCCAGCATTTTCGTAATCGATGAACAGGACGTCATTCGTGCCAAACCAATAACCGCCGTGGAAACCAAAAAGAAGCTCCTGGCGCTAGCAGGTGAACCAGCATGA